From the Candidatus Saccharimonadales bacterium genome, one window contains:
- a CDS encoding ribonuclease HI family protein — MHDEIIIFTDGGARGNPGPAASGVVIKTTDGKVLEAFGRYLGETTNNQAEYKAILFALQEAEKYQPKRIQFFLDSELATKQLNGEYRVKNEDLKPIYLAIKELASHYDITFEHVYRKDNKAADAQVNLAIDKALGLK, encoded by the coding sequence ATGCATGACGAAATAATCATTTTTACTGATGGCGGAGCGCGGGGGAATCCCGGACCGGCAGCCAGCGGTGTAGTAATAAAAACAACAGACGGTAAGGTTCTAGAAGCCTTTGGGCGTTATTTGGGTGAGACCACCAACAATCAGGCTGAATATAAGGCCATCCTTTTTGCCCTTCAGGAAGCCGAAAAGTACCAGCCCAAACGAATACAATTTTTCTTGGACAGTGAATTAGCTACCAAACAACTAAATGGCGAGTACCGTGTAAAAAACGAAGATCTAAAACCGATCTATTTGGCTATAAAGGAATTAGCCAGCCACTACGACATCACTTTTGAGCACGTTTATCGTAAAGATAACAAAGCGGCTGATGCTCAAGTAAATTTAGCCATTGATAAAGCGCTAGGGTTGAAATAA